The genome window TAAGCAATGCAAATGCAAAACAGCAATTAATCGTAAAAATTAAAGCAATCTTAAGTTTTACATTTGCATTCATAATTTTGAGCCACAAAAGATTATATTATTTTTTTTCCGCCACGATGATCGACTTAATCAAGACCCAAGTTTTCCCGTTCAAATAGAAAGTAAAGTTACCATCAAATTTCATTACTTTGCTCTCTAACTTAGATTTAACGATTCCAAACTGATCCATAATCTCTAGTGAAGATATTTCGACCTTTCTATCCATTCCTCCAATTTTACCTTCGGATAAAAATTTCACATAATCTTTCTTTGTTGAACTTATCGCACCTGGACTTCCTTTAAATACAAAACTATCATGATAATCATCATGCATAGCTTTCTCTACATAATCAACATTTTGCTTGTCTATCTCTGACATAAGCTTTATAAAATCTTTTTTTAATGAAACCTTTAAATCCTCAGCCTGTAAAGTACTCATTGATAACACTCCTACTACAATTAGTTTTAATAAAAAAATGAATCTATCCTTCATAGATCTCTCCTTTAGTTGTCATAACAACAATAATGATTTTTTTACTCCATTGCATTTGTAAAAATTGTATCCATAATTCTACGAAAATGTTTAAAATCCTTTTCATCCAAAGTTTCAAACATTCGATTTCGCTCTTTAGATACGGCTTTTACCATTAGCTCAAAAAGTTTCAAACCTGCTTCTGTCAACTCTATTCTATGCTTTCGACGATCTTCTGGATCATCACTGATAGACAACCAACCCTTTTCCTTCATAGAACGTAAAGCCCTAGTCATTGATGGTCTGTCCTCAAAATCTTTAGCTAGCTCAATCTGACTGCATCCTGGATTGTTATAGATTCGGACTAAAACAAACCATTGTTCCGGATACAATTCGTATCCAACTTCCGCTGCCAACCGAACAAACTGTCTACGTAGAGCTCGCACCGTACGATAGATTAGATAAGCATAAGAATCTTCTAACTGAAACCGTTCTTTCATTATGTTGCTATGACAACAATATTCCTAATATTCAATCTGTCAATGAAAATAGAAAAAAATTTCAATGACAAAATGATTTTTAGATATTCTCTACATGAAAATCATATTCTGAAAAATGCATCTTCAAAAAAATTACAACGGCTTTCAAACTCCGAGACTCAAAATTCGCGCTAGTTTTATTGCAGATTGATTGTCGGGTTCTTGATCCATTGCCTCACGAAGAATTTTTCTCGCATTTTCATCATCACCTAACATTCGATAAGAGTCCGCTAGGTTGATTAAGTTTGCGACACGTTCTGGTTGGTATTTTCTGCAAACCTCACCTGCCTTTTTTGCATTTTCGAAATCTTGCAACTGCTTGTAACACACACTCTTCTCAAACCAAAATAACGAACTATCTTTGCTGAAATTGTGGAATTCATTGATTCGATCAACGGTATCTTTATATTTTTTATCATCGAAATACAATTTAACGAGGAGCTTTAAAGCGGACAGATTGTTCCGATCTTTTTCCCAAATCGAATCCAAAATATACTTCGCTTTCGTTTTATTTCCAGATTGAATTGCTTCTTGAGCAGATTCAAGATTTACAATTTCCTGGTCATCTTCTTGATATTCTTCGACAGAATAATGTTCTTGGAATCCAACTCGAATCAAACTCAGATCATCGGTTAGTTCTCCTTGGAATTCAATCAACTGAACCAATTTATCCAATTCACCTCTAGATTCTTCAACAAGTCGCAAAAATAAAGTCTCGTCTTCATTGATTACTCGCTCTCCTTGTTCTGAAAGATTGATATCATCCCGACCGTCAGACCCAACAAACAATACATCTCCCGCAAATATTTTTGCTTTATGTACTTTGAAAGTGAATTCAGACTCAGAACCTAACTTTCGCAATGTGAGTTCATTCTCAATAAAGGACGCTTTCCCATCACGATAAACAACTGTCCACGGATGTTCTGCATTGAAATAAAATAGCTCGCCTGTTCTTTCATTCAATACTCCTAATACACAAG of Leptospira sp. GIMC2001 contains these proteins:
- a CDS encoding nuclear transport factor 2 family protein, producing MSTLQAEDLKVSLKKDFIKLMSEIDKQNVDYVEKAMHDDYHDSFVFKGSPGAISSTKKDYVKFLSEGKIGGMDRKVEISSLEIMDQFGIVKSKLESKVMKFDGNFTFYLNGKTWVLIKSIIVAEKK
- a CDS encoding MarR family winged helix-turn-helix transcriptional regulator, whose amino-acid sequence is MKERFQLEDSYAYLIYRTVRALRRQFVRLAAEVGYELYPEQWFVLVRIYNNPGCSQIELAKDFEDRPSMTRALRSMKEKGWLSISDDPEDRRKHRIELTEAGLKLFELMVKAVSKERNRMFETLDEKDFKHFRRIMDTIFTNAME